AACTATGCTTAGTGCAAGGAAATAGCGTAGAAAAAAGGTGCAGTGACCCTTCGATGACCTGTCAACTGAAATGGTCCCCTGAAGTTGTGTGTCAGGCTTTCCACATTCTATACATTACACAGGTATacattacatgtattcatttagcagatgttttcatccaaagtgacttgcaAAATGAGGATATAAATAATCATGGGTCATACTGGAACAGCTTGGTCTGAGTCATTAGGTTGCAGAATTATATTTGAGAAATAAATCGTTGAGAAACATAAAGAGCACTACAAATTGTATCTGCTTTATTGATGGTTTTTGATGGTTAAGCCCTTGTCAATCGTTCACACGGTCAGCCGTCTGCTGCTGTTTCTGCCCCCCCCTGAAACCTCCTCCTGGGGACGGAGCCTTTGTGGTTCTCTCTGGCACTCCAGAAATTGGCTTCCCGCTCGGCCTCCTCCTTCCTGTCTCCAACCTCTGGCCTCAagactctctccttttctcctttgtCTTTCAGTCCTTCTGAAGCTAAACATAATTGGGGAACAATTTATTAAAATTCAGTGCTGAACCATTTTGATGTTTTGAATGTGAGCACACTTTTTACGTAGCCCACGTATTGCTCCGAGCTCAAGTCAGTTCTGGTGATGCAAGGCTACTTCTTATACTCAATAAGAGCAGATGTCTTCTACTCACCCAGAGTCGAGTCCTCTTTATCTAGGAGACTGTCGAGCACAGCTTTCACATCGTCATCCCTCTGTTCATTTCTCTCAGAGTCTTCCAACTCTTTGTCCAAGAATGCATCAAGGTCATGAATAACATTTAGGACATCTGGGATCTCCATGGGCAGAGTTAGTCCTTCTGCCCTCTCCCTAGCCTTCTTGTCCAGGCCAGTTCTGCCGTCCTCAACCTGCTTCAGCTCCTTTATTAGGAGCTTTTGGAGTTCCTTTTTggtctttttgtttttattttcatccatgttttgtccatgtCCATCAACGTTAACCCCCAAAGCCTCCAGCTCTCTCTTTAGTTTCTCCAGTCTGTATTTTTTCACGCGCTTCTTAATGGCTCTATCTGAACTATGCTCATTCTGCCGTGCTGCTAGGCAGCAGGCTAAGAGCCAGCAGAACCACATTAAAATCAGATCACCAGAAATCAAAGTCCGAAAATCAATTTATCAACCAATCTGAGACCAGCCAACCTCCACACAAACTCAAGAAAGAATGAACAAAGGTTCCAGTTTACTCTGTGCTATGTGTGTCTATGACATTCTGATGTTGCCTAGCCACCTTTGTGATCCTAAACGGAATGGTATGATACAAGACTATTGTTACTATTgagacatatttatatttatatgttgTGCTGATATTTggccacacacatctacaccaAGATGAGCTGAAAAAGTTGTACTCATAATATCTGTTCTGGGTTGGCAGGTCTGCAAAGTGCTTGAATTGATATATTTTCTGTTAGAAAAAGAACGAGACTGCATACCGTACTTTCACTGTAACTCAGCAAAGTTGGGAAGTGTTCACACTCAAGTCATTCTCTTTTTAATTGTTGTTGGTAAGGGCTAAGCTGCACcgggcgcgtaactgaagcgttccatttgcgttgcgtctgctgcaacaaatagcttccactgtaatcagtggaagtagctacaccagatgtgGTAGCGGCACATacgaaaaaaaatataaaatatattttacgcgttgtgaacggaacgcttcagttacgcgccggTTGTAGCTTCCCTGTAAGCTTCTATAAAGCATTCACATAGTTCTCATTATAAAAATTCTGTGTTGTAACAGTACCTAACTTTGATCCGTGTCAAACCCTGTGGTGTTTGGTCCTTGAATTTATTTACCTTTAGAAGTTTACCTGGAAAGTCAATGAAAAGTCCTAAAATTTAATGTTTTAGAAGGTGTGGGAAATCTGTATGTGCTCACAATCAC
This genomic stretch from Alosa sapidissima isolate fAloSap1 chromosome 16, fAloSap1.pri, whole genome shotgun sequence harbors:
- the LOC121684853 gene encoding uncharacterized protein LOC121684853 isoform X1, with the translated sequence MWFCWLLACCLAARQNEHSSDRAIKKRVKKYRLEKLKRELEALGVNVDGHGQNMDENKNKKTKKELQKLLIKELKQVEDGRTGLDKKARERAEGLTLPMEIPDVLNVIHDLDAFLDKELEDSERNEQRDDDVKAVLDSLLDKEDSTLASEGLKDKGEKERVLRPEVGDRKEEAEREANFWSARENHKGSVPRRRFQGGAETAADG
- the LOC121684853 gene encoding uncharacterized protein LOC121684853 isoform X2 — translated: MWFCWLLAYRLEKLKRELEALGVNVDGHGQNMDENKNKKTKKELQKLLIKELKQVEDGRTGLDKKARERAEGLTLPMEIPDVLNVIHDLDAFLDKELEDSERNEQRDDDVKAVLDSLLDKEDSTLASEGLKDKGEKERVLRPEVGDRKEEAEREANFWSARENHKGSVPRRRFQGGAETAADG